From a single Georhizobium profundi genomic region:
- a CDS encoding HIT domain-containing protein — protein MASFTLDERLENDSIAMASLGLCQVRLMNDARWPWIILVPQRDGMSELHDLSPLDQTMLTFELGMAGKALKDATGCLKLNIGALGNHVRQLHMHVIARNEGDEAWPGPVWGVGTRTPYDKEDARSLIASILAKL, from the coding sequence ATGGCATCCTTCACGCTCGACGAGCGGCTCGAAAACGACAGCATCGCCATGGCAAGCCTTGGCCTGTGCCAGGTGCGGCTGATGAACGATGCGCGCTGGCCCTGGATCATCCTTGTGCCGCAACGCGACGGGATGAGCGAACTGCACGACCTCTCACCGCTCGACCAGACGATGCTGACCTTCGAACTCGGCATGGCTGGCAAGGCGCTGAAGGACGCGACGGGCTGTCTCAAGCTGAACATCGGCGCGCTTGGCAATCATGTGCGCCAGCTCCACATGCATGTGATCGCCAGGAACGAGGGCGACGAGGCTTGGCCGGGCCCGGTCTGGGGCGTCGGCACCCGCACCCCTTATGACAAAGAAGACGCCCGCAGCCTCATCGCCTCCATTCTTGCAAAGCTTTGA
- a CDS encoding lytic murein transglycosylase yields the protein MVLRFVTALAALVALATSVAAQSRGDTEARFRTFLENDIRAEAARAGVSGQTFAAAFSGVSLDWDLPDLVAPGSAPPAERRQSQAEFRSPAAYFSEQSLQGLASSGRSLAQRYQPVLQQIEARYGVPGHFLVAIWGRESGFGQAAIPHSAIRVLATKAFMSTRPDLFRRELIAALQILERGDISPAAMKSSWAGAMGQPQFLPSSYLEYAVDFDGDGRRDIWNSVPDALASIANYLAQKGWQRGRDWGFEVVIPDGVSCAQEGPDRARTIAEWEQIGISRISGNAFPEHERRGAGMMLVPAGRHGPEFIVTPNFYVFKEYNNSDNYALFVGNLGDRIAYGSGGFRGSWGNVGTMLRSDIATMQRSLEGAGYDVGGADGLPGFKTRRSIGEWQARAGRAPTCFPDRDLVSVIR from the coding sequence ATGGTCCTGAGATTTGTGACGGCACTCGCCGCTTTGGTGGCGTTGGCGACCTCAGTTGCGGCCCAGTCTCGCGGCGACACGGAAGCACGGTTCCGCACCTTTCTGGAAAACGACATTCGCGCGGAGGCGGCGCGCGCAGGAGTGTCGGGCCAGACCTTCGCAGCAGCATTCAGTGGCGTGTCGCTTGATTGGGACCTGCCGGACCTCGTGGCGCCGGGCAGCGCACCGCCGGCAGAGCGGCGCCAGTCACAGGCGGAATTTCGCTCGCCCGCCGCTTACTTCTCCGAACAGAGCCTGCAGGGCCTCGCGTCCAGTGGCCGTTCGCTTGCGCAGCGATATCAGCCGGTCTTGCAGCAGATCGAGGCGCGCTATGGTGTTCCCGGTCATTTCCTGGTCGCGATCTGGGGGCGTGAATCCGGCTTCGGCCAGGCGGCAATTCCGCACTCGGCCATTCGGGTGCTGGCTACCAAGGCCTTCATGTCCACGCGTCCGGACCTCTTTCGCCGTGAACTGATCGCAGCTCTGCAAATCCTCGAACGCGGCGATATTTCACCGGCCGCGATGAAAAGCTCCTGGGCCGGCGCCATGGGCCAGCCGCAGTTTCTGCCGTCGAGCTACCTGGAATATGCGGTCGATTTCGATGGCGACGGGCGCCGCGACATCTGGAACTCGGTGCCCGACGCGCTCGCATCGATCGCGAATTATCTTGCCCAGAAGGGCTGGCAACGCGGCCGCGACTGGGGCTTCGAGGTGGTGATACCCGATGGCGTCTCCTGCGCGCAGGAAGGCCCCGATCGTGCGCGGACGATTGCGGAATGGGAGCAGATAGGCATCAGCCGCATTTCCGGAAATGCCTTTCCCGAGCATGAGCGCCGCGGCGCGGGCATGATGCTGGTGCCGGCCGGCCGGCACGGCCCAGAATTCATCGTGACGCCGAATTTCTACGTCTTCAAGGAATACAACAACTCCGACAACTACGCTCTCTTCGTCGGCAATCTCGGCGATCGCATTGCCTATGGCTCCGGCGGTTTTCGCGGCAGCTGGGGCAATGTCGGCACGATGCTGCGCTCCGATATCGCCACCATGCAGCGGTCGCTCGAGGGTGCTGGATATGATGTGGGCGGCGCCGATGGCCTTCCCGGCTTCAAGACGCGCCGATCGATCGGTGAGTGGCAGGCCCGCGCCGGGCGCGCGCCGACCTGCTTTCCCGATCGCGATCTGGTTTCGGTCATCCGATAG
- a CDS encoding DNA polymerase III subunit gamma/tau: MSGIERSMWDKDTSAEANGGEYRVLARKYRPRDFDDLIGQQPMVQTLTNAFQSGRIAQAYMLTGVRGVGKTTTARILARALNYETETVHEPSIDLRVFGEHCRAIIEGRHVDVIEMDAASHTGIDDIREIIEQVRYRPVSARYKVYIIDEVHMLSTQAFNGLLKTLEEPPAHVKFIFATTEIRKVPITVLSRCQRFDLRRIDVGLLVDHFRRVAEAEDVPAEDLALAMIARAAEGSARDGLSLMDQAIAHGGGRIEAEAVRSMLGLADRGRIVDLFEHVARGDVAAALSEFAGQYEAGANPPVVLTDLADFTHLVTRLKFVPEAVNDPSLSETERTRGADFAAGLGVPVLSRLWQMLLKGITETEASNRPYATAEMVLIRLAHAASLPSPEDAARRALERADEPSAEGRTTDAAPSRPSSGGGASASSSAALQVAQPQMRTLPQQQPRQNGAILRAVASTPEPQRQEAPAQASAPEPISNAAAEPTPAEQSDDDDWTGPTTLAEIVALADENRDIRLKVLLRTALRPVRIEPGRIEAAVGGEAPKTFLNDLSVALEKWTGRRWIVMLSREEGEATLAEQETGARNLLVRDAKEDPDVAAILARFPGARITDVRISTEGEADAEIAPQSAEGDILPDADEAGDD; encoded by the coding sequence ATGAGCGGCATCGAGCGCAGCATGTGGGACAAGGACACGTCCGCCGAAGCGAACGGCGGCGAGTACCGCGTACTCGCCCGCAAATACCGGCCGCGCGATTTCGACGATCTCATCGGCCAGCAGCCGATGGTGCAGACCCTCACCAACGCCTTCCAGTCCGGCCGCATCGCCCAGGCCTATATGTTGACCGGCGTGCGTGGTGTCGGAAAGACCACCACGGCACGCATCCTGGCGCGCGCACTGAACTACGAAACCGAGACCGTGCATGAGCCGTCGATCGACCTGCGCGTCTTCGGCGAACATTGCCGCGCGATCATCGAAGGCCGCCATGTCGACGTGATCGAAATGGACGCTGCCTCGCATACCGGTATCGACGATATACGCGAAATCATCGAGCAGGTGCGTTATCGGCCCGTTTCGGCGCGCTACAAGGTCTACATTATCGACGAAGTGCACATGCTGTCGACGCAGGCCTTCAACGGCCTGTTGAAGACGCTGGAAGAACCGCCGGCGCATGTGAAGTTCATTTTTGCGACGACCGAAATCCGCAAGGTACCGATCACGGTTCTGTCCCGTTGCCAGCGCTTCGATCTGCGGCGCATCGATGTGGGCCTGCTCGTCGATCATTTCCGACGCGTCGCCGAAGCCGAAGACGTGCCGGCCGAAGATCTGGCGCTCGCCATGATCGCCCGTGCTGCCGAGGGATCGGCGCGCGATGGCCTGTCGCTGATGGATCAGGCGATCGCCCATGGCGGCGGCCGGATCGAAGCGGAAGCCGTTCGATCCATGCTCGGCCTTGCCGATCGCGGCCGCATCGTCGATCTGTTCGAGCATGTCGCGCGTGGCGATGTCGCTGCGGCACTGTCTGAATTCGCAGGCCAATACGAAGCCGGCGCCAATCCGCCGGTGGTGCTGACCGACCTTGCCGATTTCACGCATCTGGTCACGCGGCTGAAATTCGTGCCGGAAGCGGTCAACGATCCCTCCCTGTCCGAAACCGAGCGCACACGAGGCGCCGATTTTGCCGCTGGTCTCGGCGTGCCCGTCCTGTCGCGCCTGTGGCAGATGCTGCTGAAAGGCATCACCGAGACAGAGGCGTCCAACCGGCCCTATGCGACAGCGGAAATGGTGCTGATCAGGCTTGCCCATGCGGCGAGCCTGCCATCTCCCGAAGATGCCGCGCGTCGCGCATTGGAGCGCGCCGACGAGCCTTCTGCGGAAGGCCGGACAACCGACGCGGCGCCTTCCCGACCCTCAAGCGGCGGCGGGGCATCCGCGTCGTCGTCGGCGGCATTGCAGGTCGCGCAGCCGCAGATGCGCACCCTGCCGCAGCAACAGCCGCGCCAGAACGGTGCGATCCTGCGGGCCGTGGCCTCGACGCCTGAGCCACAGCGGCAGGAGGCGCCTGCGCAAGCATCCGCTCCAGAGCCCATAAGCAACGCCGCAGCAGAGCCGACGCCTGCCGAGCAATCCGACGATGACGACTGGACGGGGCCGACCACGCTTGCGGAAATCGTGGCGCTTGCCGACGAGAACCGGGACATAAGGCTGAAAGTGCTTTTGCGGACGGCGTTACGCCCGGTTCGCATCGAGCCCGGCCGGATCGAGGCGGCGGTCGGCGGCGAAGCTCCCAAGACCTTCCTCAACGATCTGAGCGTGGCACTGGAGAAATGGACCGGCCGCCGCTGGATCGTGATGCTGAGCCGCGAAGAGGGCGAGGCGACGCTTGCCGAGCAGGAAACCGGCGCGCGCAATCTTCTCGTGCGGGATGCGAAGGAAGATCCGGACGTCGCCGCGATCCTTGCGCGCTTTCCGGGCGCGCGGATCACCGACGTCCGCATATCGACCGAAGGGGAAGCGGATGCGGAGATCGCGCCGCAATCCGCCGAAGGGGATATCCTCCCCGATGCCGACGAGGCCGGCGACGACTAG
- a CDS encoding ABC transporter substrate-binding protein: MSKRFAIGAAAAALLLGSTALAGAQETGATIGMQLEPPNLDPTAGAAAAIDEVVYANVFEGLTRFAADGTIVPALAREWSISDDGLTYTFTLAENVTFHDGSAFDADDVVFSLTRAMAEDSTNAQKVLFEDIASVEAIDPATVEVTLGEPNGSFLFNLAWGDAVIVAEESAGSNATNPVGTGPFRFENWVQGDSVTLARFDTYWGEAPALETVTFKFIADPTAAFAAMMAGDIDAFPNFPAPENLVQFEADPRFAVIIGSTEGETVLGINNSKAPFDDVRVRKAIAHAIDRQALIDGALFGYGTPIGSHFAPHHPAYIDLTEQSNYDPERARALLEETGLSDGINVTLKLPPPSYARRGGEIVASQLREVGINAEIVTLEWAQWLEQVFTNADFELTIVSHTEPLDINIYARDDYYFRYQSDEFKAIMAELDETSDEAARNDILKRAQQQIADDYVNAFLFQLPKTGVADARLKGLWENAPTQANDMTGVYWEE; encoded by the coding sequence ATGAGCAAGCGTTTCGCCATCGGTGCCGCGGCTGCGGCGCTTCTTCTCGGATCGACCGCCTTGGCCGGCGCGCAGGAAACCGGCGCGACGATCGGTATGCAACTGGAGCCGCCGAACCTCGATCCGACCGCGGGCGCCGCGGCTGCGATCGATGAGGTGGTCTATGCGAACGTGTTCGAGGGTCTGACGCGCTTCGCCGCCGATGGCACGATCGTTCCGGCGCTTGCGCGCGAATGGTCTATTTCGGACGACGGTCTCACCTACACCTTCACGCTCGCCGAGAATGTCACTTTTCATGATGGCTCGGCATTTGATGCCGATGATGTCGTCTTTTCGCTGACCCGTGCCATGGCCGAGGATTCGACCAATGCGCAAAAGGTTCTGTTCGAGGACATCGCCAGCGTCGAGGCGATCGATCCGGCGACGGTCGAGGTGACGCTCGGCGAACCGAATGGCTCGTTTCTGTTCAACTTGGCCTGGGGCGATGCGGTGATCGTCGCAGAGGAAAGTGCCGGTTCGAACGCGACCAACCCGGTCGGTACCGGGCCGTTCCGCTTCGAAAACTGGGTTCAGGGCGACAGCGTCACGCTTGCCCGGTTCGACACCTATTGGGGCGAGGCGCCGGCGCTCGAAACGGTGACCTTCAAGTTCATCGCCGATCCGACCGCTGCCTTCGCAGCGATGATGGCCGGCGATATCGATGCCTTCCCGAATTTTCCGGCGCCTGAAAACCTGGTGCAGTTCGAGGCCGATCCGCGCTTTGCCGTGATCATTGGCTCGACGGAAGGCGAGACGGTCCTCGGCATCAACAATTCCAAGGCGCCGTTCGATGATGTGCGCGTGCGCAAGGCGATCGCCCATGCGATAGACCGGCAGGCGCTGATCGACGGCGCGCTCTTCGGCTACGGCACGCCGATCGGCAGCCATTTCGCACCGCACCATCCCGCCTATATCGATCTGACGGAACAGTCGAACTACGACCCGGAGCGCGCGCGCGCGCTTCTGGAAGAGACGGGTCTGTCCGATGGCATCAACGTGACGCTGAAGTTGCCGCCACCGTCCTACGCCCGCCGCGGCGGCGAGATCGTCGCTTCCCAACTGCGCGAGGTTGGCATCAATGCGGAGATCGTCACGCTGGAATGGGCGCAATGGCTGGAGCAGGTCTTCACCAATGCCGATTTCGAACTGACGATCGTCTCCCACACCGAGCCGCTGGACATCAACATCTATGCCCGCGACGATTATTATTTCCGCTACCAGAGCGATGAATTCAAAGCGATCATGGCGGAACTGGATGAGACCTCTGACGAGGCGGCCAGAAACGATATCCTTAAGCGGGCTCAGCAGCAGATCGCCGACGACTACGTGAATGCCTTCCTGTTCCAGTTGCCGAAGACCGGCGTCGCCGACGCTCGGCTGAAGGGCCTGTGGGAAAA
- the nudC gene encoding NAD(+) diphosphatase — protein sequence MTSLFTGTGAEPSARVAFAGNRLQRLSEKRPAGCLEDALSAPETRIFGFIGGKLLLDTRQGEPQAGRSLSAFDALSPDRPNAILLGYDKGVAQVAMPLKADVETLPEGLEALAPRGLYLKHLLPDETVGIVAQGAAMVNWTLSSQFCGVCGGRTVSEAGGYRRRCPETEGGCGTTLFPRTDPVVIMLAIDETGDRCLLGRSPHFPPGFYSCLAGFLEPGETMEDAVRRETHEESGISVGQVRYHASQPWPMPHTMMVGFYAQALSMDIAMDGDELEDCRWFTRQEAVRLLERIEGELTTAPDGTIANRLLRDWVARS from the coding sequence ATGACATCTCTCTTCACCGGAACCGGCGCCGAGCCCAGCGCCCGCGTGGCCTTTGCCGGCAACCGGCTGCAGCGGCTTTCGGAAAAGCGGCCGGCAGGATGCCTCGAGGATGCGCTGTCGGCTCCCGAAACGCGCATCTTCGGCTTCATCGGCGGCAAGCTTCTGCTCGACACCCGGCAGGGAGAGCCGCAAGCGGGCCGTTCGCTCAGCGCCTTCGATGCGCTGTCGCCGGATCGGCCAAACGCCATTCTGCTCGGATACGACAAGGGTGTCGCGCAGGTCGCGATGCCGCTCAAGGCCGATGTCGAGACGCTGCCCGAAGGGCTTGAAGCACTGGCGCCGCGTGGGCTCTACCTGAAACATCTACTGCCGGACGAAACCGTCGGCATCGTCGCGCAGGGTGCGGCGATGGTGAACTGGACGCTTTCGTCGCAATTTTGCGGCGTGTGCGGCGGCCGAACCGTCAGCGAGGCCGGCGGCTACCGCCGTCGCTGCCCCGAAACGGAAGGCGGCTGCGGCACGACGCTTTTTCCGCGCACCGACCCCGTCGTCATCATGCTGGCCATCGACGAGACCGGGGACCGCTGCCTGCTTGGGCGCAGCCCCCATTTCCCACCGGGCTTCTATTCCTGCCTCGCCGGCTTTCTGGAACCAGGCGAAACCATGGAAGACGCCGTCCGGCGCGAAACCCACGAGGAGTCCGGCATCTCGGTCGGGCAGGTGCGCTATCACGCCAGCCAGCCCTGGCCGATGCCGCATACGATGATGGTCGGCTTCTATGCGCAGGCGCTGTCGATGGACATTGCCATGGACGGTGACGAGCTCGAGGACTGCCGCTGGTTCACGCGGCAGGAGGCCGTGCGCCTTTTAGAGCGAATCGAGGGCGAACTGACAACGGCGCCGGATGGCACCATCGCCAACCGGCTCTTGCGCGACTGGGTGGCGCGGAGCTAA
- a CDS encoding DUF1236 domain-containing protein, producing MTTRFTKIASSTIVGAALLASSAAFAQTTASATADLNIRSGPGPQFPVTGVINTGEQATINGCLEGSKWCQVSGAGGEGWAYSDYLTADLSGETVVVTERYQDVGVPVTTYDEGSATDGAVMGGATGAVAGALIGGPIGAVVGGVAGAAAAGTTAGVIDPPETVTTYVTSNAAEPVYLEGEVVVGAQVPDTVELREVPDYEYRYVNVNSQPVLVDPASRQIVYVYR from the coding sequence ATGACCACCCGTTTTACGAAAATCGCGTCCTCGACAATCGTCGGTGCCGCGCTGTTGGCATCCAGCGCCGCATTCGCACAAACGACGGCTTCGGCCACCGCTGACCTCAACATCCGTTCGGGCCCTGGCCCTCAGTTCCCGGTCACGGGCGTCATCAACACCGGTGAGCAGGCCACGATCAATGGCTGTCTCGAAGGCTCCAAGTGGTGCCAGGTGTCGGGTGCCGGCGGCGAAGGCTGGGCTTATTCCGACTACCTCACCGCTGACCTGTCGGGCGAGACCGTCGTCGTCACGGAGCGCTACCAGGATGTCGGCGTGCCGGTCACGACCTATGACGAAGGCTCCGCAACCGATGGCGCCGTCATGGGTGGCGCAACCGGCGCAGTCGCTGGCGCCCTTATTGGCGGTCCGATCGGCGCAGTCGTCGGCGGCGTAGCCGGCGCTGCCGCAGCCGGCACCACCGCTGGAGTCATTGATCCGCCGGAAACCGTCACGACCTATGTCACCAGCAACGCTGCAGAGCCCGTCTATCTCGAAGGCGAAGTCGTCGTCGGCGCACAGGTTCCGGACACTGTCGAACTGCGTGAAGTGCCGGACTACGAATATCGCTACGTGAACGTGAACAGCCAGCCGGTCCTCGTCGATCCGGCCAGCCGCCAGATCGTTTACGTCTATCGCTAA
- a CDS encoding YbaB/EbfC family nucleoid-associated protein, whose amino-acid sequence MRDIMGMMGKLKEMQDKMGSLQEEIAALEVEGTAGGGLVTVKLNGKGHMLGMKVDPSLFKGEEIEVLEDLIIAAHNDAKGKAEAELQKRTQELTAGLPIPPGMKLPF is encoded by the coding sequence ATGCGCGACATCATGGGCATGATGGGCAAGCTGAAGGAAATGCAGGACAAGATGGGCAGCCTGCAGGAAGAGATTGCAGCGCTCGAGGTGGAAGGCACCGCGGGCGGTGGTCTCGTGACCGTCAAGCTCAACGGCAAGGGCCACATGCTCGGCATGAAGGTCGACCCGTCCCTCTTCAAGGGAGAGGAGATCGAAGTCCTGGAAGACCTGATCATTGCCGCCCATAACGACGCCAAGGGCAAGGCCGAGGCCGAACTGCAGAAGCGCACCCAGGAACTGACCGCCGGGCTGCCGATCCCGCCCGGCATGAAGCTGCCTTTTTAG
- a CDS encoding prephenate dehydratase, giving the protein MTDITGKIAFQGEYGANSDMACRDMFPEMEPLPCATFEDAFAAVEAGAADLAMIPIENTIAGRVADIHHLLPESSLHIVGEYFMPIHFQLMVLPDADMADIKTVHSHIHALGQCRRIVRENKWKPVVAGDTAGAAKLVVERGDPTMAAFAPRLAADLYGLKIIAENVEDTETNVTRFIVLSREAQWAPRGSSDDLMVTTFIFRVRNLPAALYKAMGGFATNGVNMTKLESYQLGGKFFASQFYADVQGHPDDDNLARALEELAFFSREIKILGVYPAHPFRVTQMAEEELEQVQIPTAK; this is encoded by the coding sequence ATGACCGATATCACCGGCAAAATCGCCTTCCAGGGCGAATACGGCGCCAATTCCGACATGGCGTGCCGCGACATGTTTCCGGAGATGGAACCGCTGCCCTGCGCGACCTTCGAGGACGCATTTGCCGCTGTAGAGGCCGGAGCGGCCGATCTCGCCATGATCCCGATCGAAAACACGATTGCCGGTCGTGTCGCCGATATCCATCATCTTCTGCCGGAATCCTCGCTGCACATCGTCGGCGAATATTTCATGCCGATCCATTTTCAGTTGATGGTCCTGCCCGACGCCGACATGGCGGACATCAAGACGGTGCACAGCCACATCCATGCGCTTGGCCAGTGCCGCCGGATCGTGCGCGAAAACAAGTGGAAGCCTGTCGTGGCCGGCGATACGGCCGGTGCGGCAAAGCTTGTTGTCGAGCGCGGCGATCCCACCATGGCGGCCTTCGCGCCGAGGCTCGCAGCCGATCTCTACGGGCTGAAGATCATCGCGGAGAATGTCGAGGATACCGAAACCAACGTGACACGGTTCATCGTCCTGTCGCGCGAAGCCCAGTGGGCGCCTCGCGGGTCCAGCGACGACCTGATGGTAACGACGTTCATCTTCCGGGTGCGCAACCTGCCGGCCGCGCTCTACAAAGCGATGGGCGGTTTCGCGACCAACGGCGTGAACATGACGAAGCTCGAGAGCTATCAGCTCGGCGGCAAGTTCTTCGCCAGCCAGTTTTATGCCGACGTGCAGGGCCACCCGGACGACGACAATCTTGCCCGCGCGCTGGAGGAACTCGCCTTCTTCTCGCGCGAGATCAAGATCCTCGGCGTCTACCCGGCACACCCTTTCCGCGTCACCCAGATGGCGGAAGAGGAACTGGAGCAGGTGCAGATCCCGACGGCCAAATAG
- a CDS encoding 3-deoxy-manno-octulosonate cytidylyltransferase, whose translation MTTQEAGETIVLIPARMASTRLPGKPLAPIAGLPMIVQVAMRAMEAKIGPVAVCADTDDVREAVEAAGFRFIMTGTQHQSGSDRIAEALQTLDPEGRIKRIVNLQGDLPTVDPESVAAALRPLNDPAVDIATLAVEITEDDERTNPNVVKVVGTEIAPNRLRALYFTRATAPHGDGPLYHHVGLYAYRREALTRFVALGPSPLELREKLEQLRALEAGMRIDVEIVDTVPLGVDTPADLAKARRLLAKD comes from the coding sequence ATGACGACACAAGAAGCTGGTGAAACGATCGTGCTCATTCCGGCGCGGATGGCCTCTACCCGCCTGCCGGGAAAGCCGCTTGCGCCGATCGCAGGGCTGCCGATGATCGTGCAGGTTGCCATGCGGGCAATGGAAGCAAAAATCGGCCCTGTCGCCGTCTGCGCCGATACCGATGACGTGCGCGAAGCGGTGGAGGCTGCGGGCTTTCGTTTCATCATGACAGGCACGCAGCATCAGTCAGGGTCCGATCGCATCGCCGAGGCGCTGCAGACGCTGGATCCCGAAGGTCGCATCAAACGCATCGTCAATCTGCAGGGCGACCTGCCGACCGTCGATCCTGAGAGCGTGGCCGCTGCGCTCCGGCCGCTCAACGATCCAGCCGTCGACATCGCGACGCTCGCCGTCGAAATCACCGAGGACGACGAACGCACCAATCCCAATGTGGTGAAGGTCGTTGGCACCGAAATCGCGCCGAACCGGCTTCGGGCACTTTATTTCACCCGCGCGACGGCACCCCATGGTGATGGTCCGCTCTATCACCATGTCGGCCTCTACGCCTACCGGCGCGAGGCGCTCACCCGTTTCGTGGCGCTCGGACCCTCGCCGCTGGAACTGCGCGAGAAGCTCGAGCAGTTGCGCGCGCTGGAAGCCGGCATGCGCATCGATGTCGAGATCGTCGACACGGTTCCGCTCGGCGTCGATACCCCGGCGGATCTTGCAAAGGCGCGGCGTCTGCTCGCCAAGGACTGA
- the recR gene encoding recombination mediator RecR, translating to MAKRVTGPEIERLIQLLARIPGLGPRSARRAALYLIKKKEPLLAPLADALAVARDKVGVCSRCGNVDTADPCAVCADPQRDQSVIIVVEDVADLWALERAGAMNVAYHVLGGTLSPLDGIGPDDLNIAGLVERVAAGGIVEIVLAVNATVEGQTTAHYITDRLAGMDVKITRLAHGVPVGGELDYLDEGTLSAALRARTNF from the coding sequence ATGGCAAAACGCGTCACCGGTCCCGAAATCGAACGTTTGATCCAGCTTCTGGCCCGTATTCCGGGCCTTGGGCCACGGTCTGCGCGGCGTGCGGCGTTATATCTCATCAAGAAGAAGGAGCCGCTGCTCGCGCCGCTTGCCGATGCTTTGGCGGTGGCGCGCGACAAGGTGGGCGTCTGCTCGCGCTGCGGCAATGTCGATACCGCCGACCCATGCGCGGTCTGCGCGGACCCGCAGCGGGATCAGTCGGTCATCATTGTCGTGGAAGATGTCGCTGATCTCTGGGCGCTGGAGCGCGCCGGCGCCATGAACGTCGCTTACCACGTGCTGGGCGGAACGCTGTCGCCGCTCGACGGGATCGGGCCCGATGATCTGAATATCGCCGGGCTCGTCGAGCGGGTTGCAGCCGGCGGGATCGTCGAGATCGTGCTGGCCGTCAACGCGACCGTCGAGGGACAGACGACGGCGCATTACATCACCGATCGCCTTGCCGGAATGGACGTAAAGATTACCCGACTCGCGCACGGAGTGCCCGTTGGAGGCGAGCTCGACTATCTCGACGAAGGCACGCTGTCTGCGGCACTTCGTGCGCGCACCAACTTCTAG
- a CDS encoding acetylornithine deacetylase/succinyl-diaminopimelate desuccinylase family protein: MRNGNAERLAARIETMRADLVALTQDLIRIPTLNPPGENYRDICDYLDRRLTASGFATQLLRAEGTPGDSTRYPRWNIVARREGRMPGQCVHFNSHTDVVETGKGWTVDPFGGVVKDGRVYGRGACDMKGGLAASIIAAEAFIAENPDFAGAIEISGTADEETGGYGGVAWLAEKGYFSPERVQHVIIPEPLNKDRVCLGHRGVWWAEIETKGRIAHGSMPFLGDCAVRHMGAVMRAMEDDLFPKLAAKSTSMPVVPDGARNSTMNINSLHGGQAEPEADYTGFPSACVPDSARMVVDRRYLIEENAEEVRGEIVDLLEGLKAGRKDFDYALKELWQVSPTMTERDAPVVVAVADAIETVLKRPPVYVVSPGTYDQKHIDRIGKLKNCIAYGPGILDLAHQPDEYVGIDDMVESATIMAVALGDLLAGGAASAKVGK; the protein is encoded by the coding sequence ATGAGGAACGGGAACGCCGAGCGGCTGGCGGCTCGGATCGAGACGATGCGCGCCGATCTCGTGGCGTTGACTCAGGACCTCATCCGCATTCCGACGCTGAACCCGCCCGGCGAAAACTATCGCGACATCTGCGACTATCTGGACAGGCGACTGACCGCCTCGGGCTTTGCAACGCAGTTGCTGCGCGCTGAAGGAACTCCGGGCGACAGCACGCGCTACCCGCGCTGGAACATCGTCGCGCGCCGCGAAGGCCGTATGCCCGGCCAATGCGTTCACTTCAATTCCCATACGGACGTGGTCGAGACGGGCAAGGGCTGGACCGTCGATCCCTTCGGCGGGGTCGTCAAGGACGGGCGCGTCTACGGGCGCGGCGCCTGCGACATGAAGGGCGGCCTTGCCGCATCGATCATCGCGGCGGAAGCCTTCATCGCCGAGAACCCGGATTTTGCCGGGGCAATCGAGATTTCCGGCACTGCCGATGAAGAGACCGGTGGCTATGGCGGCGTCGCCTGGCTTGCCGAAAAAGGCTATTTCTCGCCCGAACGCGTCCAGCATGTCATCATTCCCGAACCGCTGAACAAGGACCGCGTCTGCCTCGGGCACCGCGGGGTCTGGTGGGCTGAGATCGAGACCAAGGGCAGGATCGCTCATGGTTCGATGCCGTTTCTCGGCGACTGCGCGGTGCGCCACATGGGGGCGGTGATGCGCGCCATGGAGGACGATCTCTTCCCCAAGCTCGCGGCCAAATCGACGTCCATGCCCGTCGTGCCGGACGGTGCGCGCAACTCCACCATGAACATCAATTCGCTCCATGGCGGCCAGGCGGAGCCTGAAGCGGATTACACCGGCTTCCCGTCGGCCTGCGTGCCGGATTCGGCCCGCATGGTGGTGGATCGGCGCTATCTGATCGAGGAGAATGCCGAAGAGGTGCGCGGCGAGATCGTCGATCTTCTCGAGGGTCTGAAGGCCGGCCGCAAGGACTTCGATTACGCCTTGAAGGAACTCTGGCAGGTAAGCCCGACCATGACCGAGCGCGATGCGCCCGTGGTCGTGGCCGTCGCCGATGCCATCGAGACGGTGCTGAAGCGTCCGCCGGTCTATGTCGTGTCGCCCGGCACCTATGACCAGAAGCACATCGACCGCATCGGCAAGCTCAAGAACTGCATCGCCTACGGACCGGGCATCCTCGACCTGGCACACCAGCCGGATGAGTATGTGGGCATCGACGACATGGTGGAAAGCGCGACCATCATGGCGGTAGCGCTCGGCGACCTGCTTGCCGGCGGTGCCGCTTCGGCTAAGGTTGGAAAATGA